In Arthrobacter sp. QXT-31, one genomic interval encodes:
- a CDS encoding CGNR zinc finger domain-containing protein yields the protein MVFAPDTELSLRFVVNLINSAANGAENLPTLKDLDEFLQQEGFSGSRTHDDAELASIHALRTELARLWTADEDTAVAGVNRLLREAHALPQLLKHDQWDWHLHATTHDAPLSDRLGTEAAMALVDVIRSKEMDRMLVCAAEDCDAAVLDLSRNRSKRYCDTGNCANRAHVAAYRARRASGE from the coding sequence ATGGTCTTTGCCCCTGACACGGAGCTGTCACTGCGCTTTGTGGTGAACCTCATCAACTCGGCCGCCAACGGCGCGGAGAACCTGCCCACGCTGAAGGACCTGGATGAGTTCCTGCAGCAGGAAGGATTCAGCGGCTCCCGCACGCACGACGACGCCGAGCTGGCAAGCATCCACGCGCTGCGCACCGAGCTGGCAAGACTGTGGACCGCCGACGAGGACACGGCCGTGGCCGGCGTGAACCGGCTGCTGCGCGAGGCCCACGCACTCCCCCAGCTGCTCAAACACGACCAGTGGGACTGGCACCTTCACGCCACCACGCACGATGCACCGCTGTCGGACCGGCTGGGCACAGAGGCTGCCATGGCCCTGGTTGACGTGATCCGCAGCAAGGAAATGGACCGCATGCTGGTGTGTGCCGCCGAGGACTGCGATGCGGCAGTCCTTGATCTCAGCCGCAACCGGTCCAAGAGGTACTGCGACACCGGAAACTGCGCCAACCGTGCCCATGTGGCCGCCTACCGGGCGCGCCGCGCGAGCGGAGAATAA
- a CDS encoding EamA family transporter — MTQTASTPARTTAKAAARPSGFLASGLGIALFSSAIFGLSGSFAKALLESGWTPGAAVTARLTGAALILAVPAVPALRGRWHQLRSNWVTIVLFGLIGVAGCQLFYFNAVARLSVGVALLLEYLGPVLIVLWLWAASRKRPRSLTIAGTLLSLGGLVLVLDLTGSVKVDAVGVLWGLAAAVCLAIYFFLTAKENDTLPPIVLASGGLLVGAAVMWLTAATGILPMAMTTADTTLGPWTTPWWVPLAGLVVLATVLAYVSGIIAARALGTKVASFVSLTEVLFAVLWAWLLLGELPGAIQLAGGLLIVGGVLCVRVDELRGAKAGDKGAVTGPLDHANDVEPVP; from the coding sequence GTGACGCAAACGGCCTCCACCCCGGCGCGGACCACCGCCAAGGCAGCTGCCAGGCCCTCGGGCTTCCTGGCGTCAGGATTGGGTATTGCGCTGTTTTCCTCGGCCATCTTCGGGCTTTCCGGCTCCTTCGCCAAGGCGCTGCTGGAAAGCGGCTGGACGCCGGGGGCCGCCGTCACGGCGCGGCTGACTGGCGCCGCGCTTATCCTCGCGGTTCCCGCTGTTCCGGCGCTTCGAGGCCGCTGGCACCAGCTGCGGTCGAACTGGGTGACGATTGTCCTCTTTGGACTGATCGGCGTCGCCGGCTGTCAGCTGTTCTACTTCAACGCCGTGGCCCGGTTGTCCGTCGGCGTGGCGCTGCTGCTCGAATACCTCGGCCCGGTATTGATCGTGCTGTGGCTTTGGGCAGCCAGCCGTAAACGGCCGCGCTCCCTTACCATCGCTGGGACGCTGCTGTCCCTGGGTGGGCTCGTGCTCGTCCTGGACCTCACGGGTTCGGTGAAGGTCGATGCCGTGGGCGTGCTCTGGGGCCTCGCCGCGGCGGTCTGCCTCGCTATCTACTTCTTCCTCACCGCCAAGGAAAACGACACGCTGCCCCCCATCGTCCTCGCATCGGGCGGGCTCCTGGTAGGCGCCGCAGTCATGTGGCTGACGGCGGCCACCGGCATCCTGCCCATGGCCATGACCACGGCGGACACCACGCTCGGCCCGTGGACCACGCCGTGGTGGGTTCCCCTGGCCGGTCTTGTGGTGCTGGCCACCGTGCTGGCGTACGTTTCCGGGATCATCGCTGCCCGCGCGCTTGGCACCAAAGTTGCCTCTTTTGTGTCCCTCACTGAGGTTCTGTTCGCCGTGCTTTGGGCCTGGCTGCTGCTGGGGGAACTGCCCGGTGCCATCCAGCTGGCGGGTGGACTGCTGATCGTGGGCGGGGTGCTCTGCGTCCGGGTGGATGAGCTCCGGGGAGCCAAGGCAGGGGACAAGGGAGCGGTGACCGGACCGCTTGACCACGCGAACGACGTCGAGCCCGTCCCCTAA
- a CDS encoding WXG100 family type VII secretion target encodes MAMLGADVEALRNLGTRLTNGSTEIQNQKNQLSRALDGVEWRGNDADQFRNEWQSNHLPALERVARALEEAGKHASRNAQQQEDASRG; translated from the coding sequence ATGGCTATGTTGGGTGCAGATGTTGAAGCGCTGCGGAACCTGGGCACCAGGCTCACCAATGGTTCGACCGAAATTCAGAACCAGAAGAACCAGCTGAGCCGGGCGCTCGACGGCGTCGAGTGGAGGGGCAACGACGCCGACCAGTTCCGCAACGAGTGGCAGAGCAACCACCTTCCGGCCCTCGAGAGGGTGGCACGGGCCCTGGAAGAGGCGGGCAAGCACGCCAGCCGCAACGCCCAGCAGCAGGAAGACGCTTCCCGCGGCTAG
- a CDS encoding DUF2277 domain-containing protein, translating into MCRNIRTLHNYEPHATSEEIHAAALQYVRKISGSTKPSKANEEAFERAVHEIAHVTQHLLDSLVTHAPAKDRDEEAAKAKARAAVRFGTA; encoded by the coding sequence ATGTGCCGGAATATCCGTACCCTCCACAACTACGAACCGCATGCGACGTCCGAGGAGATCCACGCCGCCGCGCTGCAGTACGTCCGCAAGATCAGCGGGAGCACCAAGCCATCGAAGGCCAATGAGGAGGCGTTCGAGCGCGCCGTGCACGAGATTGCGCACGTGACGCAGCACCTGCTCGACTCACTGGTGACGCACGCGCCGGCCAAGGACCGCGACGAGGAAGCAGCCAAGGCGAAGGCCCGCGCGGCTGTGCGCTTCGGGACGGCCTAG